GAAAAAATAAATAGTATTGATTTTACATTACCAAAGGTAAGAGAAAAAGTTATGGATTTTTCAAAAGAGGATATTGTTGTAGTAGGAGTTCCTGTTTATGCAGGTAGAGTTCCTAATGTGCTTTTAAAATATTTAAAAACTATTATTAGTAATGATGCATTGGCAATAGCAGTAGTGGTTTATGGAAATAGAAATTATGATGATGCATTAATAGAACT
Above is a window of Clostridium sporogenes DNA encoding:
- a CDS encoding flavodoxin domain-containing protein produces the protein MMNKRINIMYFSATDTTKKVVYGIAEKLSEDFKVKEKINSIDFTLPKVREKVMDFSKEDIVVVGVPVYAGRVPNVLLKYLKTIISNDALAIAVVVYGNRNYDDALIELKDILELDGFKVVAGTAFIGEHSFSNTLAKNRPDEKD